In the Pseudomonas sp. DTU_2021_1001937_2_SI_NGA_ILE_001 genome, one interval contains:
- a CDS encoding YdgA family protein — protein MNKSAAIAAGVVIVVGALATGGAWYTGQQLPGVLNESIAKGNQELTKAFASSQYKGNIQLESLESGLFSSTAHYRTTFQALDENGQPHTLEMKFVDRIEHGPLPLSRLASLKLLPVMAVSNLEVEKTPDTEKWFAMSNGKVPFTGRGSIGYDRSLNGHFEFAPLQYKDSDGEFAFSGLSFDTEASGDAEKLKVTGNMDNLQLNVQSPDGPVALQAKGMSFDSGGTKGKAGFYLGHSNVKIDQLVFQPVGRPAVQLEQFTNTNLMQEDADKLAAQVNYDIGKLSYSGKEIGAAHLGLRFGNLDVAATRSLYQLFQEKIVPAQQAAAAAEEPLELNLSAADQALLDAEMRKLLAGKPHIELEKFSLKTANGESHAHLSIDLADPGDFDQPQDELVSKSLSQLSARVVLSKPMIQDIVGLQASLQGVTDPKEIAEQGKAVSEMAAVMAQGMQLAKVEGDEIVSTLQYANDSVDFNGQKMTPEQFMTFVMANSGMLGAQ, from the coding sequence ATGAATAAATCAGCAGCTATCGCGGCAGGCGTGGTCATCGTTGTGGGCGCACTGGCCACCGGGGGCGCCTGGTACACCGGCCAGCAACTGCCGGGCGTGCTCAACGAGTCCATCGCCAAGGGCAACCAGGAGCTGACCAAGGCCTTCGCCAGCAGCCAGTACAAGGGCAACATCCAGCTGGAGTCGCTGGAAAGCGGCCTGTTCAGCAGCACGGCCCATTACCGCACGACCTTCCAGGCGCTGGACGAAAACGGCCAGCCGCACACCCTGGAAATGAAGTTCGTCGACCGCATCGAGCATGGCCCGCTGCCGCTGTCGCGCCTGGCTTCGCTGAAGCTGCTGCCGGTCATGGCGGTCAGCAACCTGGAAGTGGAAAAGACCCCGGACACCGAAAAGTGGTTCGCCATGAGCAACGGCAAGGTGCCTTTCACCGGGCGTGGCAGCATTGGCTATGACCGCTCCCTCAACGGCCATTTCGAGTTCGCGCCGCTGCAGTACAAAGACAGCGATGGCGAATTCGCCTTCTCGGGCCTGAGCTTCGACACCGAGGCGTCGGGTGATGCCGAGAAGCTCAAGGTCACCGGCAACATGGACAACCTGCAGCTCAACGTGCAGTCCCCGGATGGCCCGGTGGCGCTGCAGGCCAAGGGCATGAGCTTCGACAGCGGTGGCACCAAGGGCAAGGCCGGCTTCTACCTCGGGCACAGCAACGTCAAGATCGACCAGCTGGTGTTCCAGCCAGTGGGGCGCCCGGCCGTGCAGCTGGAGCAGTTCACCAACACCAACCTGATGCAGGAAGATGCCGACAAGCTGGCCGCGCAGGTCAACTATGACATCGGCAAGCTCTCCTACAGCGGCAAGGAAATCGGTGCCGCGCACCTGGGGCTGCGTTTCGGCAACCTCGATGTCGCCGCCACCCGCTCGCTGTACCAGCTGTTCCAGGAGAAGATCGTACCGGCGCAGCAGGCCGCGGCGGCTGCCGAAGAGCCTCTGGAGCTGAACCTCAGTGCCGCCGACCAGGCCCTGCTGGATGCCGAGATGCGCAAGCTGCTGGCCGGCAAGCCGCACATCGAGCTGGAGAAGTTCTCGCTCAAGACCGCCAACGGCGAAAGCCACGCGCACCTTAGCATCGACCTGGCCGACCCGGGCGACTTCGATCAGCCGCAGGATGAACTGGTCAGCAAGAGCCTGAGCCAGCTCAGCGCCCGCGTGGTGCTGTCCAAGCCGATGATCCAGGACATCGTCGGCCTGCAGGCCAGCCTGCAAGGCGTCACCGATCCCAAGGAAATCGCCGAGCAGGGCAAGGCGGTGAGCGAGATGGCCGCCGTCATGGCCCAGGGCATGCAGCTGGCCAAGGTCGAGGGCGATGAAATCGTTTCTACCCTGCAGTACGCCAACGACAGCGTCGACTTCAACGGCCAGAAGATGACCCCCGAGCAGTTCATGACCTTCGTCATGGCCAACTCGGGCATGCTGGGCGCCCAGTAA
- the cysC gene encoding adenylyl-sulfate kinase, with translation MNEPRPLLVAPPMAVDQAMRQALKQQQACCIWFTGLSGAGKSTLADRLDQALHDAGLHSYLLDGDQVRQGLCQDLGMSEADRHENVRRMGEAARLMVDAGLIVIVSAISPFRADRDRVRQHLAEGAFIEVHVSTPLAECARRDPKGLYRAARQGRIRQFTGIDSPYEAPLTPEFVIDTTQDDGQAFIARVLLQLSHARQPGLVPTATGQLATCQNCQ, from the coding sequence ATGAATGAGCCACGCCCCCTGCTGGTTGCCCCGCCCATGGCCGTGGACCAGGCAATGCGCCAGGCCCTCAAGCAGCAGCAGGCCTGCTGCATCTGGTTCACCGGGTTGTCCGGTGCCGGCAAGTCGACCCTGGCCGACCGCCTGGATCAGGCCCTGCATGACGCAGGCCTGCATAGCTACCTGCTTGACGGCGACCAGGTGCGCCAGGGGCTGTGCCAGGACCTGGGCATGTCAGAGGCCGACCGCCATGAGAACGTGCGGCGCATGGGCGAGGCTGCCCGGTTGATGGTGGATGCCGGGCTGATCGTCATCGTCTCGGCGATCTCGCCGTTTCGCGCCGACCGTGACCGCGTGCGCCAGCACCTGGCGGAAGGCGCGTTCATCGAGGTGCATGTCAGCACGCCCCTGGCCGAATGCGCACGCCGCGACCCCAAGGGGCTGTACCGCGCCGCACGGCAGGGACGCATCCGCCAGTTCACCGGCATCGACAGCCCCTACGAAGCCCCATTGACCCCCGAGTTCGTCATCGACACCACGCAGGACGACGGCCAGGCGTTCATCGCCCGGGTGCTGCTGCAACTGAGCCACGCTCGCCAGCCGGGCCTGGTGCCCACGGCGACCGGGCAGTTGGCCACCTGTCAAAACTGTCAGTAG
- a CDS encoding mechanosensitive ion channel family protein, protein MDALNVINIGTDKVNALLNMVVQYGAAIGLKLLVAALLWIVGRWSIGMLVRMLQRSLTRQKFDPTVLRYLGSFVTVTLNIILVVAILSYFGIETTSFAALLAAVGLAIGMAWSGLLANLAAGGFIIVLRPFKVGDVIAIADVSGRVDEIGLFVTAIDTAENVRVLVGNNKILSSNIINYSTNDYRRVELSATLPASVDEQQTIARLTERLQAIPNVLATPKVDVQVAAANADNLTLAVRPYCHNDHYWPVYYQATEVIRRMLQEEGARA, encoded by the coding sequence ATGGATGCGTTGAATGTCATCAACATCGGAACCGACAAGGTCAATGCGTTGCTCAACATGGTCGTGCAATACGGCGCGGCCATTGGCCTGAAGCTGCTGGTCGCGGCGCTGTTGTGGATCGTCGGGCGCTGGTCGATCGGCATGCTGGTGCGCATGCTGCAGCGTTCGCTGACCCGGCAGAAGTTCGACCCTACCGTACTGCGCTACCTGGGCTCGTTCGTCACCGTGACGCTGAACATCATCCTGGTGGTGGCCATTCTCAGTTACTTCGGCATCGAGACCACCAGCTTCGCGGCCCTGCTGGCGGCGGTGGGCCTGGCCATCGGCATGGCCTGGTCGGGCCTGTTGGCCAACCTCGCGGCCGGCGGCTTCATCATCGTGCTGCGGCCCTTCAAGGTCGGTGACGTGATCGCCATAGCCGATGTAAGCGGCCGGGTCGACGAGATCGGGCTGTTCGTCACCGCTATCGACACGGCGGAGAACGTACGGGTGCTGGTGGGCAACAACAAGATCCTGTCGAGCAACATCATCAATTACTCGACCAACGACTACCGCCGCGTGGAACTGAGCGCCACGCTGCCGGCCAGCGTCGATGAGCAGCAGACCATCGCCCGCCTGACCGAGCGGCTGCAGGCCATTCCCAATGTGCTGGCCACGCCCAAGGTCGACGTACAGGTGGCGGCGGCGAACGCCGACAACCTTACCCTGGCGGTGCGTCCGTATTGCCACAACGATCATTACTGGCCGGTGTATTACCAGGCTACGGAGGTGATCCGCAGGATGTTGCAGGAGGAAGGTGCCAGGGCCTGA
- a CDS encoding GntR family transcriptional regulator — MRKSEREAFLYEVLGNEQPPAHLARAVIEEKLRSAILDGRLPSGTALRQQELATLFGVSRMPVREALRQLEAQTLVRVELHKGAVVAPLITEDAVEAYALRILFESEALRLSVPLLDAEDFAKARACIEALEEETDYSRIGTLNRMFHMHLYAKAPNKRLMRLVEAGLNEEERFLRFNLSSMGLGKLAQDDHWEMLQLAEARDIDSIVAALHNHLNRAVQAITRYLASKAAETKPKRQRKKSPA, encoded by the coding sequence ATGCGCAAAAGCGAAAGAGAAGCCTTTTTGTATGAGGTGCTCGGCAACGAGCAACCTCCGGCGCACCTTGCCAGGGCCGTGATCGAAGAGAAGCTGCGCAGTGCCATCCTCGATGGCCGACTGCCCAGTGGGACTGCACTGCGCCAGCAGGAGCTGGCGACGCTGTTCGGCGTCAGCCGCATGCCGGTGCGCGAGGCCCTGCGCCAGCTGGAAGCGCAGACCCTGGTACGGGTCGAGTTGCACAAGGGCGCCGTGGTGGCGCCGCTGATTACCGAAGATGCCGTCGAGGCCTATGCGCTGCGCATCCTGTTCGAATCCGAGGCGCTGCGCCTGTCGGTACCGCTGCTCGATGCCGAGGATTTCGCCAAGGCACGCGCCTGCATCGAGGCGCTCGAAGAAGAAACCGACTACTCGCGTATCGGCACCCTCAACCGCATGTTCCACATGCACCTGTACGCCAAGGCGCCGAACAAGCGTCTGATGCGCCTGGTCGAGGCCGGGTTGAACGAAGAGGAGCGCTTCTTGCGCTTCAACCTCTCGTCCATGGGTCTGGGCAAGCTGGCCCAGGACGACCACTGGGAAATGCTGCAGCTCGCCGAGGCCCGGGACATCGACAGCATCGTGGCGGCGTTGCATAACCACCTCAACCGGGCCGTGCAGGCCATCACCCGCTACCTGGCCAGCAAGGCCGCCGAAACCAAGCCCAAGCGCCAACGCAAGAAAAGCCCGGCCTGA
- a CDS encoding HAD-IA family hydrolase, producing the protein MTTWQDDSRPVKAVIFDMDGLLLDTEGIYTEVTELITRRYGKAFDWAVKQNTIGRGARDFSAYIIDTLQLPISVDEFLEMRQPMLEERFPHSPAMPGAEALVRHLAAHGIPIAVGTSSSVHYFHAKIERHQAWFELFDTVVTADDPEVTAAKPAPDIFLVAASRLGVDPADCVVFEDSPFGVTAAKAAGMRAVAVPDSNMPRERYQHADLVLDALREAPLAQWGLPALPA; encoded by the coding sequence ATGACCACGTGGCAAGACGACAGCCGGCCAGTCAAGGCCGTGATCTTCGATATGGACGGGTTGTTGCTGGATACCGAGGGCATCTATACCGAGGTCACCGAGCTGATTACCCGCCGTTACGGCAAAGCCTTCGACTGGGCCGTCAAACAGAACACCATCGGGCGCGGCGCCCGGGACTTCTCGGCCTACATCATCGACACCCTGCAACTGCCGATTTCGGTGGACGAGTTTCTCGAAATGCGCCAGCCGATGCTCGAAGAGCGCTTTCCGCACAGCCCGGCGATGCCGGGTGCCGAGGCCCTGGTTCGCCATTTGGCCGCCCACGGCATTCCCATCGCGGTGGGCACCAGTTCATCGGTGCATTACTTCCACGCCAAGATCGAGCGCCACCAGGCCTGGTTCGAGCTGTTCGACACTGTGGTGACGGCCGATGACCCCGAGGTAACGGCGGCCAAGCCGGCGCCGGACATCTTCCTGGTCGCCGCAAGCCGCCTGGGCGTGGACCCCGCCGATTGCGTGGTGTTCGAAGACTCGCCATTCGGCGTGACCGCCGCCAAGGCCGCCGGCATGCGCGCCGTGGCCGTGCCAGACTCGAACATGCCTCGCGAGCGCTACCAGCACGCCGACCTGGTGCTGGACGCCCTGCGCGAAGCGCCCCTGGCGCAATGGGGCCTGCCGGCACTGCCCGCCTGA
- a CDS encoding aldo/keto reductase, translating to MSYRTLGQSGLKVSTLTLGTMMFGEQTGTEESLRIIDKAWDQGINFIDTADVYNGGRSEEIVGEAIAARRSEWVLATKVAVGPSDGVPNRAGLSRKHIFNAIDNSLSRLDTDYIDIYYLHKEDHDTPLEVTVSAIGDLIRQGKIRYWGVSNFRGWRIAEIVNVAQRLGVDKPVISQPLYNIVNRQAEVEQITAAAFHGLGVVPFSPLARGVLSGKYAPNAAPSSDSRAGRQDKRLLETEWRSESLEIAQRIQAYVRDKGVGMVEFAIAWVLNNRAVTSAIVGPRTEEQWDGYLKAQEVKITAEDEAFIDSLVTPGHASTPGFNDVQHFVSGRLPR from the coding sequence ATGAGCTACCGCACACTGGGCCAATCGGGCCTGAAGGTTTCCACCCTGACCCTGGGCACGATGATGTTCGGCGAGCAGACCGGGACTGAAGAGTCGCTGCGCATCATCGACAAGGCCTGGGATCAGGGCATCAACTTCATCGACACCGCAGACGTGTACAACGGCGGGCGCTCCGAGGAAATCGTCGGCGAGGCGATTGCCGCACGTCGCAGCGAGTGGGTACTGGCCACCAAGGTCGCGGTGGGTCCCAGCGACGGCGTGCCGAACCGTGCCGGGCTGAGCCGCAAGCACATCTTCAATGCCATCGATAACAGCCTGAGCCGGCTGGACACCGATTACATCGATATCTACTACCTGCACAAGGAAGACCACGACACGCCCCTGGAGGTGACGGTCTCGGCGATCGGCGACCTGATCCGCCAGGGCAAGATCCGCTACTGGGGCGTGTCGAACTTCCGCGGCTGGCGCATCGCCGAGATCGTCAACGTCGCCCAGCGCCTGGGCGTCGACAAGCCGGTGATCAGTCAACCGCTGTACAACATCGTCAACCGCCAGGCCGAAGTCGAGCAGATCACCGCAGCCGCCTTCCACGGCCTGGGCGTGGTGCCCTTCAGCCCACTGGCACGTGGCGTGCTGAGCGGCAAGTATGCGCCCAACGCCGCACCGTCCAGCGACAGCCGTGCCGGTCGCCAGGACAAGCGCCTGCTGGAAACCGAGTGGCGCAGCGAATCGCTGGAGATCGCCCAGCGCATCCAGGCCTACGTGCGCGACAAGGGTGTGGGCATGGTCGAATTCGCCATCGCCTGGGTGCTCAACAATCGGGCAGTGACCTCGGCCATCGTCGGGCCGCGTACCGAGGAGCAGTGGGATGGCTACCTCAAGGCGCAGGAGGTGAAGATCACCGCCGAAGACGAAGCCTTCATCGATTCGCTGGTCACCCCCGGCCACGCCTCAACGCCCGGCTTCAACGACGTGCAGCATTTCGTTTCGGGGCGTCTGCCGCGCTGA